Proteins co-encoded in one Prunus persica cultivar Lovell chromosome G6, Prunus_persica_NCBIv2, whole genome shotgun sequence genomic window:
- the LOC18775269 gene encoding probable leucine-rich repeat receptor-like protein kinase At5g63930 produces MVMEKTSYDLLITINIVLVTALMAYGSEGLNDEGQYLLEIKSRLVDRFDHLSSWNSNDFTPCGWRGVNCSNGYNPVVLSLNLSSMNLSGSLSPNIGGLVHLNHLDLSFNELSRNIPKDIGNCSSLEVLLLNNNKFEAQIPKAFGRLSSLQVLNVCNNRISGPFPEEIGNLSSMSQLVAYTNNISGPLPRSIGNLKSLRTFRAGENLISGSLPTEIGKCEGLEYLGLAQNQLSGEIPKEIGMLENLGALVLWNNQLSGVIPKELGNCTNLGTLALYENKLVGEIPKELGSIVFLEKLYLYRNMLNRTIPREIGNLSLAKEIDFSENFLSGDIPFELSKIAGLRLLYLFENQLTGVIPDELTTLTNLTRLDLSINFLTGPIPTGFQYMTELVMLQLFHNLLSGIIPQGLGVYSPLWVVDLSENLLTGRIPRHLCRNSIMILLNLGSNRLTGNIPTDITGCKSLVQLRLVGNNLTGTFPSEMCKLANLSTVELGQNKFSGVIPPEIGNCRTLQRLHLSGNYFAFELPREIGNLSQLVTFNVSSNLLSGRIPPEIFNCRMLQRLDLSNNNFSDALPSEIGTLSQLELLKLSENNLSGNIPGAVGNLLRLTELQMGGNSFSGGIPAELGALSSLQIALNLSYNNLSGEIPPQLGNLILLEFLLLNNNNLTGDIPGSFESLKSLLGCNFSFNGLTGPIPRLPLFQNMPANSFFGNKGLCGGPLGDCGTPPSSLSFPQDMVKKSSRLGKIIAIISAAIGGVSLILIVVLIYVMRRPVDVASLQEKPCSSPVLDTYFSPKVGFTFEDLVMVTENFDESFEIGRGACGTVYKAVLPSGHTVAVKKVVSNREGNNVDNSFHAEILTLGKIRHRNIVKLYGFCYHQDSNLLLYEYMERGSLGELLHGTSCSLDWITRFMIALGAAQGLAYLHHDCKPMIFHRDIKSNNILLDDKFEAHVGDFGLAKVIDMPQSKSMSAVAGSYGYIAPEYAYTLKVTEKCDIYSYGVVLLELLTGRTPVQSIDQGGDLVTWVRNYFLHHSLSSGVFDARLNLEDEATVSHMITVLKIALLCTSMSPSDRPTMREVVSMLIGSNEREAHFDNDTNSSDIESHFD; encoded by the exons atgGTTATGGAGAAAACATCATATGATTTGTTAATTACCATAAATATTGTTCTTGTTACTGCACTTATGGCTTATGGATCTGAGGGGCTTAATGATGAGGGTCAATACCTTCTAGAAATAAAGAGTAGATTAGTTGACAGATTTGATCATCTTAGTAGTTGGAATTCCAATGATTTCACGCCTTGCGGATGGAGGGGAGTGAATTGCAGCAACGGATACAATCCGGTGGTTTTGTCTCTTAACTTGAGTTCAATGAATCTTTCTGGTTCTTTGTCTCCGAACATTGGTGGATTGGTTCACCTGAATCATCTTGACCTTTCTTTCAATGAATTGTCTCGGAATATACCTAAAGACATTGGAAACTGTTCAAGTTTGGAGGTTCTACTTTTAAACAACAATAAGTTTGAAGCTCAAATTCCCAAAGCATTTGGTAGACTTTCTTCTTTACAAGTATTGAATGTCTGTAATAATAGAATATCAGGGCCCTTCCCTGAAGAGATTGGAAATCTTTCTTCCATGTCCCAGCTGGTTGCATACACTAATAATATTAGCGGACCACTGCCGCGTTCTATTGGCAATCTCAAAAGCTTGAGGACTTTCCGGGCAGGGGAGAACTTGATATCAGGAAGCTTACCTACAGAGATAGGTAAATGTGAGGGCTTGGAGTATCTTGGTCTAGCTCAAAATCAGTTAAGCGGAGAAATACCTAAAGAGattggaatgcttgagaatttgGGGGCTTTGGTTCTTTGGAATAATCAGCTTTCTGGGGTTATTCCAAAGGAGCTTGGCAACTGTACAAATTTGGGAACTCTGGCTCTGTATGAGAACAAACTTGTGGGAGAGATACCAAAGGAGCTTGGAAGCATTGTGTTTCTAGAGAAGTTATATCTTTACAGAAATATGTTGAATAGGACCATTCCAAGAGAGATTGGTAATCTCTCTCTAGCAAAAGAGATTGATTTTTCTGAGAACTTCTTGTCAGGAGACATACCATTTGAGCTCAGTAAGATAGCGGGGTTGCGGCTGCTTTATCTTTTTGAGAACCAACTCACAGGTGTTATTCCAGATGAGCTCACAACCTTGACAAACCTGACTAGGCTCGACCTCTCTATCAATTTTCTCACTGGTCCAATTCCTACTGGATTCCAATACATGACTGAATTGGTGATGCTACAATTGTTCCACAATTTGCTGAGTGGCATAATTCCTCAAGGACTTGGAGTGTATAGTCCACTCTGGGTGGTTGACTTATCCGAAAACCTCCTAACAGGAAGAATTCCTCGTCATCTCTGCAGAAATTCTATTATGATCCTGTTAAATTTGGGGTCTAACAGGCTCACTGGGAACATACCAACTGATATCACAGGCTGCAAGTCATTGGTACAGCTTCGTCTAGTTGGAAACAACCTTACAGGGACTTTTCCATCTGAAATGTGCAAACTGGCTAACCTTTCTACAGTTGAGTTGGGTCAGAACAAGTTCAGCGGTGTCATTCCTCCAGAAATTGGTAACTGCAGAACTTTGCAAAGGCTACACCTTTCAGGCAACTACTTTGCATTTGAGTTGCCAAGAGAGATTGGTAACCTCTCACAGTTGGTGACCTTCAATGTCTCATCAAATTTACTCTCTGGAAGGATACCACctgaaattttcaattgcaGAATGCTTCAGCGACTTGATCTTAGTAATAACAACTTTTCGGATGCCTTACCAAGTGAGATAGGAACGCTTTCTCAGTTGGAGCTTCTCAAGCTTTCTGAAAACAATCTTTCTGGGAATATACCAGGTGCGGTGGGAAACCTCTTGCGTTTGACAGAGCTGCAAATGGGTGGCAACTCATTTTCTGGCGGTATCCCAGCTGAGTTGGGTGCCCTTTCAAGCTTGCAGATTGCATTAAATCTCAGTTATAATAACCTTTCTGGGGAGATACCTCCTCAACTTGGAAACCTCATTTTACTGGAATTCCTTCTGCTTAATAACAACAATTTGACTGGTGATATTCCAGGTTCTTTTGAGAGTCTCAAAAGTCTACTCGGCTGCAACTTCTCATTCAATGGCTTGACGGGGCCAATTCCTCGTTTACCACTCTTTCAGAACATGCCTGCCAACAGCTTTTTTGGGAACAAAGGTCTTTGTGGTGGACCTCTAGGTGACTGCGGAACACCACCATCTTCACTCTCTTTTCCTCAAGATATGGTGAAGAAAAGTAGCCGCTTAGGTAAAATTATTGCTATTATTTCAGCAGCTATTGGTGGCGTTTCTCTCATCTTAATTGTAGTCCTTATATATGTCATGAGACGTCCCGTAGATGTTGCTTCTTTGCAAGAAAAACCATGCTCTTCTCCAGTTCTGGACACCTACTTTTCACCAAAGGTAGGGTTCACTTTCGAAGACTTGGTTATGGTGACTGAAAATTTTGACGAAAGctttgaaattggaagaggAGCTTGTGGAACTGTGTACAAAGCAGTCTTGCCAAGTGGTCATACAGTCGCTGTTAAGAAGGTAGTATCCAACAGGGAGGGGAACAATGTGGATAATAGTTTCCATGCTGAAATTCTTACTTTAGGAAAAATCAGGCATCGGAATATTGTAAAGCTGTATGGTTTCTGCTACCACCAGGATTCCAATCTTCTGCTCTATGAGTACATGGAAAGGGGCAGCTTAGGTGAATTGCTTCATGGAACATCTTGTAGTCTTGATTGGATAACCAGGTTCATGATTGCTCTCGGGGCTGCTCAGGGTCTCGCTTATTTGCATCATGATTGCAAACCTATGATCTTTCACCGTGACATAAAGTCCAATAACattcttcttgatgataagTTTGAAGCTCATGTTGGAGATTTTGGCCTGGCAAAGGTGATTGACATGCCACAATCTAAGTCTATGTCTGCAGTTGCAGGTTCTTATGGATATATAGCCCCtg AGTATGCATACACTTTGAAAGTCACAGAAAAATGTGACATCTACAGCTATGGAGTGGTCCTTCTGGAGTTGCTGACTGGCAGAACACCTGTACAATCAATAGATCAAGGTGGTGACCTGGTAACATGGGtaagaaattattttctgCACCATTCATTGTCGTCAGGAGTGTTCGATGCTCGATTAAATTTAGAAGATGAAgccactgtctctcacatgaTCACTGTCTTGAAAATTGCTTTGCTGTGCACAAGTATGTCCCCCTCGGACCGCCCAACCATGAGAGAAGTTGTTTCCATGCTCATTGGCTCCAATGAGAGGGAAGCACACTTTGATAATGATACCAATTCCAGTGATATTGAATCTCATTTTGATTAA